A genomic region of Metopolophium dirhodum isolate CAU chromosome 1, ASM1992520v1, whole genome shotgun sequence contains the following coding sequences:
- the LOC132935903 gene encoding protein TEX261, with protein MIFMFLVIAIAAVLQIALISVFIGAGVYYLAEFVEEHTALTKKVIKWTIHVVIICHIGLYVFDNLPLTLIALGLLSHIVYYFLLTDFPHFNLTSLSFISSIILLIGNHVLAFKFFRQRYTTLSEVFSYFTVCLWMVPFMFILSLSANDNTLPITNVDDNVVSHYFTNRKRSYKIKNLFTYLGDITGKNNHLK; from the exons atgatttttatgtttttagtcATCGCTATTGCTGCCGTACTGCAGATAGCACTAATTTCGGTTTTCATTG GTGCTGGAGTTTATTACTTGGCTGAATTTGTTGAAGAGCACACAGCattaacaaaaaaagttataaaatggaCAATTCAT GTTGTGATAATATGTCATATTGGATTGTATGTATTTGACAATTTACCTTTAACATTGATTGCTTTGGGTCTTTTGAGTCATATAGTGTACTACTTTTTGCTCACCGACTTTCCACACTTCAACTTAACATCGCTATCATTCATTTCATCAATTATTCTGTTAATTGGGAATCACGTGCTAGCCTTCAAATTTTTCCGACAACGTTATACAACATTATCTGAA GTTTTTTCTTACTTCACAGTGTGTTTATGGATGGTGccgtttatgtttatattatcattatcagcCAATGATAATACATTACCTATTACTAATGTGG atgACAATGTTGTATCACATTATTTCACCAATCGTAAAcgaagttataaaataaagaacCTTTTTACTTATCTTGGTGATATTACTGGTAAAAACAACCATCTGAAGTAA
- the LOC132935315 gene encoding uncharacterized protein LOC132935315 codes for MHKCIVCGNRYDDTKINRPGVIYHGIPKDECMRRRWLKVYGIDRCFDWHRICSDHFLEENYKPGKKRFLFSNTIPQPYNRNGFPSKYATQSNGVETGNNVILPMEQNIIKEKHIGNAGVNNLKSPSLTRNNEDMSNKNLPNHTLRLGVRCSVKNCFNRLSKNLSLFGYPKDFKLRKTCTHFELDCFKNIKLKNRLKPDAVPSLYLDNAPPAALPVSIDKAPVLTSTCEVQFISQMDMEAAGLTSERKQNNVIAPPAALAVPIDEAPVLTSTCEVQFISQMDMEAAGLTSDGKQNNVIAPPTALPVSIDEAPVLTSTCEDQFISPIDSEAAEQTSEGKQNNVKDDTDNTPMIIDLTIDDSSNSSLSITLEPIEKRTSQCTTMDVCNTEDVHGLIFELSKEVVLPSLYWKSEHLNIENATRFYQQNANDVTVKKIHFYNNLVPTIQIYGKEYEYKTPITTIKELDDLLEKIDSIEKCYGRGGFVFEQCLGYFENSLVNMCSGCEGLIKDQDLERMKAKIEAKDKALESLRISIAEKQKMVLKLRKKMAETIRNRQLTTASNLSAGPSGISNITKP; via the exons atgcataagTGCATAGTGTGCGGCAATAGATATGATGACACCAAGATCAATCGTCCGGGAGTTatttatcatgg aatTCCCAAAGATGAATGCATGAGAAGAAGATGGCTTAAAGTTTATGGAATTGATCGTTGTTTTGATTGGCATCGTATATGTAGTGATCATTTTTTGGAAGAAAACTATAAGCCAGGAAAAAagcgatttttattttcaaatactattCCCCAACCTTATAATCGAAATGGTTTTCCTTCTAA atatgcTACTCAAAGTAATGGTGTTGAAACtggaaataatgtaattttaccaatggaacaaaatattataaa AGAGAAACATATTGGAAATGCtggtgtaaataatttaaaatcacccAGTCTTACTAGAAACAATGAAGATATGAGTAATAAAAATTTGCCG aaccATACTTTAAGACTTGGAGTGCGATGTTCCGTTAAAAACTGCTTTAACAGGCTATCAAAGAATCTTAGTCTCTTTGGCTATCCCAAAGATTTCAAGTTGAGAAAAACATG TACTCACTTTGAACTCGATTGTTtcaagaatattaaattaaagaacAGATTAAAACCCGATGCTGTTCCATcattatatttagataatg CACCTCCTGCTGCTTTGCCTGTGTCAATTGATAAGGCGCCTGTTTTGACGAGTACATGTGAAGTTCAATTCATAAGTCAAATGGATATGGAAGCTGCTGGACTGACGTCAGAAAGAAAACAAAACaatgtaatag CACCTCCTGCTGCTTTAGCTGTGCCAATTGATGAGGCGCCTGTATTGACGAGTACATGTGAAGTTCAATTCATAAGTCAAATGGATATGGAAGCTGCTGGACTGACGTCAGATGGAAAACAAAACaatgtaatag CACCTCCTACTGCTTTGCCTGTGTCAATTGATGAGGCGCCTGTATTGACGAGTACATGTGAAGATCAATTCATAAGTCCAATAGATAGTGAAGCCGCTGAACAGACGTCAGAAGGAAAACAAAACAATGTAAAag ATGATACAGATAATACTCCCATGATAATTGACCTTACGATTGATGATTCATCTAATAGTTCGTTGTCCATTACCTTGGAACCAATTGAGAAAAGAACCTCACAATGTACTACAATGGATGTTTGCAATACTGAAGATGTACACGGGCTTATTTTTGAATTGTCTAAGGAAGTTGTACTTCCTAGTTTATATTGGAAGAGTGAACATcttaatattgaaaatgcaACACGGTTTTATCAACAAAACGCTAATGATGTAACTGtgaagaaaatacatttttataacaaccTTGTGccaactatacaaatatatggcaaggaatatgaatataaaacgCCTATTACAACAATCAAAGAGTTAGACGATCTTTTAGAAAAAATCGatagtattgaaaaatgttatggtaggGGTGGATTTGTCTTTGAACAATGTTTAgggtattttgaaaatagtttagTTAATATGTGTTCTGGCTGTGAAGGGTTGATAAAAGATCAAGATTTGGAAAGAATGAAAGCAAAAATTGAAGCTAAAGACAAAGCTCTTGAAAGTCTAAGGATTAGT attgctGAAAAGCAAAAAATGGTAttaaaactaagaaaaaaaatggcaGAAACCATAAGAAATCGTCAACTTACAACGGCTTCAAACCTTTCCGCTGGACCTTCTGgaatttcaaatattacaaagccataa
- the LOC132933771 gene encoding pre-mRNA-splicing factor ATP-dependent RNA helicase DHX16-like, which translates to MASSDSDEDRRERDKFAERLKRKDKDRTRNIAIPRSDKKAYEEAAKRLKLENEREKEMVIPRLRIESRRKYLEKRKDDKVTELEADIIDDEYLFDAEDLSQREIFDREHKKKLLSLAKEHEKARELENVQRYRMPQDIKDDQMEYEMEVDKAPITEQQKWEEEQMSSAVYKFGAKRQEKEQYELLIDNQIDFIQTANLPGTHEDEKPEITEKQKKKLNIEETKKSLPIYKFKKDLIRAIKDHQILIIEGETGSGKTTQIPQYLHEAGFTENNKIIGCTQPRRVAAMSVAARVAEEMSVKLGNEVGYSIRFEDCTSERTIIKYMTDGTLHREFLSEPDLQSYSVMIVDEAHERTLHTDILFGLVKDVIRFRPDLKLLISSATLDAQKFSEFFDDAPIFRIPGRRFPVDIYYTKAPEADYIDACVVSILQIHVTQPLGDILVFLTGQEEIETCNELLQERVRRLGSQIKELILLPVYSNLPTEMQAKIFEPTPPNARKVVLATNIAETSLTIDNIIYVIDPGFCKQNNFNSRTGMESLIVVPISKASANQRAGRAGRVAAGKCFRLYTSWAYKSELEDNTVPEIQRINLGNAVLMLKALGIHDLIHFDFLDPPPHETLVLALEQLYALGALNHKGELTKLGRRMAEFPLDPMMAKMLLASEKYKCSEEIASIAAMLNVNSAIFYRPKDKLILADTARKNFFSQGGDHLALLNIYNQWANTDFSTNWCYENYIQHRSMRRARDVRDQLVGLMQRVEMDIVSNPSETVNIRKAITAGYFYHIARLSKGHYRTVKHNQTVIIHPNSSLFEELPRWVLYHELVLTTKEYMRQVTEIESKWLREVAPHYYQDRELEDSTNKKLPKTLGKTSSELKTNN; encoded by the exons ATAAGAAAGCTTACGAAGAAGCAGCAAAAcgattaaaattagaaaatgaaCGTGAGAAAGAAATGGTCATTCCTCGACTGCGTATTGAGTCTCGTCGTAAATATCTCGAAAAAAGAAAAGACGACAAGGTTACTGAACTTGAAGCCGATATCATAGACgatgaatatttatttgatgCTGAAGA tttatcgCAACGTGAAATTTTTGATCGTGAACACAAAAAGAAGTTATTGAGTCTCGCTAAAGAACATGAAAAAGCTAGAGAACTTGAAAATGTTCAACGGTATCGAATGCCTCAAGATATCAAAGATGACCAGATGGAATATGAGATGGAGGTGGATAAGGCACCAATTACTGAACAACAAAAATGGGAAGAAGAACAAATGTCTTCTGCTGTTTATAAGTTTGGTGCTAAAAGACAAGAAAAAgaacaatatgaattattgatTGATAATCAAATAGATTTTATTCAAACTGCAAATTTACCTGGCACTCATGAAGAT GAAAAACCGGAAATtactgaaaaacaaaagaaaaaacttAACATAGAAGAGACAAAAAAGAGTTTGcctatatataaattcaaaaaagatCTAATAAGAGCTATTAAAGACCATcag atacttaTCATAGAAGGTGAAACTGGTTCTGGTAAAACAACACAAATTCCTCAATATTTACACGAAGCTGGTTtcacagaaaataataaaataattggatGCACTCAACCTAGAAGAGTTGCTGCTATGTCAGTTGCAGCTCGTGTAGCCGAAGAAATGTCTGTTAAACTTGGAAATGAA GTTGGTTACAGTATACGTTTTGAAGATTGCACTTCAGAGCGTACTATAATCAAATACATGACTGATGGAACATTGCATAGAGAGTTTTTGTCTGAACCAGATTTACAGTCTTATAGTGTCATGATTGTAGATGAAGCTCATGAACGCACCCTTCATACtgatatattatttggtttagtaAAAGATGTTATACGATTCAGACcagatttgaaattattaatatcaagtGCCACTTTAGACGCCCAGAAGTTTTCTGAATTTTTTGATGATGCACCTATATTTAGAATACCTG GAAGACGTTTCCCTGTGGATATATACTACACAAAAGCGCCTGAGGCAGATTATATTGATGCCTGTGTTGTATCTATATTACAGATACATGTAACACAGCCCCTCGGAGATATACTAGTTTTTTTAACTGGCCAAGAAGAAATTGAAACTTGTAACGAACTACTGCAGGAGCGTGTTCGTAGACTTGGTTCTCAAATCAaagaattgattttattaccAGTTTATAGTAATTTACCTACTGAGATGCAAGCCAAAATTTTTGAGCCTACACCTCCCAACGCTAGAAAA GTTGTTTTAGCCACGAATATAGCAGAAACTTCTTTAacaattgacaatattatttatgttattgacCCAGGtttttgtaaacaaaataatttcaattcacGTACTGGCATGGAATCTTTAATAGTTGTACCAATATCAAAG GCAAGTGCTAATCAAAGAGCTGGAAGAGCTGGTCGAGTAGCTGCTGGTAAATGTTTTCGCTTATATACATCATGGGCTTATAAAAGTGAACTTGAAGACAATACAGTTCCAGAAATTCAAAGAATTAATTTGGGCAATGCTGTGTTGATGTTAAAGGCTCTTGGTATTCACGACttgatacattttgattttttagatCCTCCTCCGCACGAAACCTta GTGCTTGCATTGGAACAACTTTATGCATTGGGAGCATTGAATCACAAGGGTGAATTAACCAAATTAGGACGTCGTATGGCTGAATTCCCATTGGACCCAATGATGGCAAAAATGCTCTTGGCTTCCGAGAA gtATAAATGTTCAGAAGAAATTGCTTCCATAGCAGCAATGTTAAATGTAAATAGCGCTATATTTTACAGACccaaagataaattaattttagctgATACAgctcgtaaaaattttttttcacaaggTGGTGATCATTTAgctttattaaacatttataatcaatgggcCAATACAGATTTTAGTACAAATTGgtgttatgaaaattatattcaacataGATCAATGCGCAGAGCTCGTGATGTCAGAGATCAGTTAGTTGGTTTAATGCAACGTGTTGAAATGGATATAGTATCAAATCCATCCGAAACGGTTAATATTCGAAAA gccATAACTGCTGGTTATTTTTATCACATTGCAAGATTGTCAAAAGGTCATTATCGTACTGTTAAACATAATCAAACCGTTATTATTCATCCAAATAGCAGTTTATTTGAAGAACTTCCAAGATGGGTTTTATACCATGAGTTGGTATTAACAACTAAAGAATATATGAGACAAGTCACGGAAATTGAAAGTAAATGGCTACGTGAAGTAGCTCCTCATTACTATCAAGACAGAGAACTTGAAGACtctactaataaaaaattacctaagACATTAGGAAAAACAAGTTCTGAACtaaaaacgaataattaa